One stretch of Arachis hypogaea cultivar Tifrunner chromosome 20, arahy.Tifrunner.gnm2.J5K5, whole genome shotgun sequence DNA includes these proteins:
- the LOC112785105 gene encoding MADS-box protein GGM13, giving the protein MGRGKIEIKRIENTTTRQVTFSKRRNGLLKKTNELSVLCDAQIGLIVFSNTGKLFHYSSHPYRMDQIIEKYQRSTGTRITRHGHSHLQEDLLTEMAMLRRQNLSLEMGIQRYLGEGIACLQYEELTKLEHEVQSSVARVRKRQNELLQQQLENLRRKERILEDENCNLSNWEQQAAVLEFERAAASNCGNNKAVMDHHQLPFYDDEQASASAGTILQLGAPHVPQQQLHPYPYLQLAQPNVHHDSLTGLLMGTSKWVIEKDGGDPFDA; this is encoded by the exons atggGAAGGGGAAAGATAGAGATAAAGAGGATAGAAAACACGACGACGAGGCAAGTGACGTTCTCAAAGAGAAGGAACGGACTCCTGAAGAAGACCAATGAGCTCTCTGTCCTCTGTGACGCCCAGATCGGACTCATCGTCTTCTCCAACACTGGCAAGCTCTTTCACTACTCCTCTCACCCCTACAG GATGGATCAAATAATTGAAAAGTACCAACGATCTACAGGGACTCGCATAACGCGCCATGGACATTCCCACCTTCAG GAAGATTTATTGACTGAGATGGCAATGCTGAGGCGTCAAAATCTGAGCCTTGAGATGGGGATTCAGCGCTACCTTGGAGAGGGCATAGCTTGTCTCCAATATGAAGAATTGACTAAGCTTGAACATGAAGTTCAAAGCTCTGTTGCAAGGGTTCGAAAGCGTCAG AACGAGCTCTTGCAGCAGCAATTGGAGAATCTGCGAAGGAAG GAAAGAATCTTGGAAGATGAAAACTGCAATTTGTCCAATTGG GAGCAGCAAGCTGCTGTATTGGAGTTTGAAAGGGCTGCAGCAAGTAACTGTGGTAATAACAAAGCAGTGATGGATCATCATCAGTTGCCATTCTACGATGATGAGCAAGCTTCTGCTTCTGCTGGCACCATCCTTCAGCTTGGTGCACCACATGTACCGCAGCAGCAGCTTCATCCATATCCATATCTTCAGCTTGCacagcccaatgttcatcatgaCTCACTCACTGGACTACTCATGGGGACATCAAAATG GGTGATAGAGAAGGACGGAGGAGATCCCTTCGATGCATGA